In one window of Arachis ipaensis cultivar K30076 chromosome B06, Araip1.1, whole genome shotgun sequence DNA:
- the LOC110263645 gene encoding uncharacterized protein LOC110263645 codes for MACSDMFVLVHPNGYIKDTVGGATFQSWDPFLMNVDTDHQESLLELKNLILANMGELGRKKISHMAYKLHGIIGPQLSDSRVIWLTSDQDIHLMFDFHVSNRELRCIELYVKVEDMISSASLKANPQVVQSDKIGRGPKRVQSPVTSPSFVFPNRVENVKVDGKRTNVCASPANMASRGVAVDKLSLPSKTGNIGVACSVFPPPTSKKSAFVDMGADLGLDLGLSPLPKMQKMVDGKGKPVENGVLIPDIEESNVYSKPFQTQDMCRNLEPPINSKSQMVLEGRIKELEIRLESKENERAALEELKVTLTAKISNLENKLKEADKEKRAQLRKEKTASKGIIEPLEAEVKHLRCSVLEADERAHKNIMEQVCLLAPGIDFSRVHPDNRVVNGEIVNPKKDSAPQVTYVMEFGCKRPTHPMLRP; via the exons ATGGCTTGCTCAGACATGTTTGTACTTGTTCATCCCAATGGATATATAAAAGACACTGTAGGTGGTGCAACCTTTCAAAGTTGGGATCCTTTTTTGATGAATGTTGATACTGATCATCAAGAATCTCTACTTGAGTTGAAGAATCTGATATTGGCGAACATGGGTGAACTTGGAAGAAAGAAGATATCTCATATGGCATATAAGTTGCATGGTATAATAGGTCCCCAATTATCTGACAGTCGGGTTATTTGGCTCACCTCTGACCAAGACATTCACTTGATGTTTGATTTTCATGTCTCAAATCGTGAGCTACGGTGCATAGAGCTGTACGTTAAAGTTGAAGACATGATTAGCTCAGCCAGTTTGAAAGCCAATCCGCAAGTTGTTCAATCGGACAAGATTGGTAGAGGACCAAAGAGAGTACAATCACCAGTGACATCCCCAAGTTTTGTGTTCCCCAATCGTGTTGAAAATGTAAAAGTTGATGGAAAAAGAACCAATGTTTGTGCAAGTCCAG CTAACATGGCATCAAGAGGTGTTGCAGTGGACAAACTCTCCCTTCCATCCAAGACTGGGAATATTGGGGTTGCCTGCAGTGTCTTTCCACCTCCAACTTCAAAGAAGTCTGCATTTGTGGACATGGGTGCTGATCTAGGACTTGATCTAGGACTTTCACCTCTGCCAAAAATGCAAAAAATGGTGGATGGCAAAGGCAAGCCGGTTGAAAATGGTGTGCTGATCCCCGACATTGAGGAGTCCAATGTGTACTCCAAACCCTTTCAAACCCAAGATATGTGCCGCAACTTGGAGCCACCTATCAACTCCAAATCTCAGATGGTGCTAGAAGGCCGAATTAAGGAATTGGAGATCCGCCTTGAGTCAAAGGAAAATGAGAGAGCTGCCTTAGAGGAATTGAAGGTTACTTTAACCGCCAAGATTAGTAATCTGGAAAACAAGCTGAAGGAGGCTGATAAGGAGAAGAGGGCTCAGTTAAGGAAGGAGAAAACAGCATCAAAGGGGATAATTGAGCCGTTGGAGGCAGAGGTCAAACATCTGAGATGTTCCGTCCTTGAAGCAGATGAGAGAGCACACAAGAACATCATGGAGCAAGTGTGTCTTCTGGCTCCGGGTATTGACTTTTCGCGTGTTCACCCTGATAATCGAGTTGTCAATGGGGAGATTGTAAATCCTAAGAAGGATAGTGCACCCCAAGTTACCTATGTTATGGAATTTGGATGCAAACGTCCAACACATCCAATGTTGCGTCCATGA
- the LOC107605611 gene encoding uncharacterized protein LOC107605611 yields the protein MKVSGFWPLFFLLAVAAALAFLNFLSSDGGSNFSDLPVTNYGHGTSEIVTRRKLKENDSKRTSKDKVDNRLINLDDYAGKNGPDKAVRTEPIEHGTPYLPFFPRPPPPDLPSPDGYSDIPTPGVYSDFPTPGGF from the exons ATGAAGGTTTCTGGGTTTTGGCCATTGTTCTTCTTGCTCGCTGTGGCAGCCGCTTTAGCATTccttaacttcttatcttccgATGGTGGATCCAACTTTTCCG ATTTGCCTGTTACCAACTATGGACATGGAACATCGGAAATTGTAACAAGAAGGAAACTGAAG GAAAATGATAGCAAGAGAACAAGTAAGGACAAAGTTGATAATAGACTCATTAATCTAGATGATTATGCTGGCAAAAATGGTCCAGATAAAGCTGTAAGGACTGAACCTATTGAGCATGGAACTCCTTACTTGCCATTTTTCCCAAGACCTCCACCTCCGGATCTACCTAGCCCCGACGGATATTCCGATATTCCTACCCCCGGTGTATATTCCGATTTTCCTACCCCCGGAGGTTTTTAA